One Streptomyces sp. V4I8 genomic window carries:
- a CDS encoding sensor histidine kinase, translating into MSEFVRHLFGRRARRRWIHLILGGALAMPYVFVGQLVVGPATDSRYVFNDLPLQLLSFAVGLPLAALTAALFPLTRSLEAGAVRSLCGVDAGLLAHGPARTRAAKGRAAAWFTLHLGFGGVVSGMSLAVPPFAGFLAALPLIVWLGGAEAVELPASLDQPWVLALAPVAGVATLLALAACAAVSGALLARWAPVLLGPTPEDRLAAAEARASDLAVRNRLARELHDSVGHALSAVTLQASAARRVLDSDPEFVREALAAIEDTTRRTVGELDAVLGVLRDGDTPGTAPAPTLAADLGGLLRRTRAAGLRVTARVDADPEALPPVLSREAYRIVQEGLSNALKHAGDRTSVTLRIAVADEHLEITVENPLPDAATDALAPSSPSRPGGGHGLRGIADRARLLGGTTLAGAAGGTWRLNVRLPMKGSA; encoded by the coding sequence ATGAGCGAGTTCGTCCGCCATCTGTTCGGGCGGCGGGCTCGCCGGCGCTGGATCCATCTGATCCTCGGCGGCGCGCTCGCCATGCCGTACGTCTTCGTCGGCCAGCTCGTCGTCGGCCCGGCCACCGACTCCCGGTACGTCTTCAACGACCTGCCCCTGCAACTGCTCTCCTTCGCCGTCGGGTTGCCCCTCGCCGCCCTCACCGCCGCCCTGTTCCCGCTGACACGGTCCCTGGAGGCGGGTGCCGTGCGGTCGTTGTGCGGTGTGGACGCGGGGCTGCTCGCCCACGGCCCCGCCCGGACGCGGGCCGCGAAGGGGCGTGCGGCGGCCTGGTTCACGCTGCATCTCGGGTTCGGCGGGGTCGTCTCGGGGATGTCGCTGGCGGTGCCGCCGTTCGCCGGGTTCCTCGCCGCGCTGCCGCTGATCGTCTGGCTGGGCGGCGCCGAGGCCGTCGAGCTGCCCGCGTCCCTCGACCAGCCCTGGGTGCTGGCACTGGCGCCGGTGGCGGGCGTGGCCACGCTGCTCGCGCTCGCCGCGTGCGCGGCCGTCTCCGGGGCGCTGCTCGCCCGCTGGGCGCCCGTGCTGCTCGGCCCCACGCCCGAGGACCGGCTCGCGGCGGCCGAGGCCCGCGCCTCGGACCTGGCCGTACGCAACCGGCTCGCGCGGGAGCTGCACGACTCCGTCGGCCACGCCCTGAGCGCCGTCACCCTCCAGGCGAGCGCGGCCCGCCGGGTCCTCGACAGCGACCCGGAGTTCGTCCGTGAGGCGCTGGCCGCGATCGAGGACACGACCCGGCGGACGGTCGGCGAACTCGACGCCGTCCTGGGTGTGTTGAGGGACGGCGACACTCCGGGTACGGCCCCTGCGCCCACCCTCGCCGCCGACCTCGGCGGCCTGCTGCGCCGCACCCGGGCGGCGGGCTTGCGGGTGACGGCCAGGGTCGACGCCGATCCGGAGGCCCTGCCGCCCGTCCTGTCCCGCGAGGCCTACCGCATCGTGCAGGAGGGGTTGAGCAACGCCCTCAAGCACGCCGGTGACCGGACGAGCGTGACCCTGCGGATCGCGGTGGCCGACGAACACCTGGAGATCACCGTCGAGAACCCCCTGCCCGATGCCGCGACCGACGCCCTGGCCCCCTCCTCCCCCTCCCGCCCCGGTGGCGGCCACGGCCTGCGCGGCATCGCCGACCGGGCGCGACTGCTGGGCGGGACGACACTGGCCGGCGCCGCCGGGGGGACGTGGCGGCTGAACGTACGACTGCCCATGAAGGGATCCGCATGA
- a CDS encoding response regulator: protein MTPRPPVRVVLADDERMVRTALRAILSVEPDLEVVGEAATGAEAVSVVRELRPDVVLMDVRMPEIDGIRATEQILATLDEPPRIVVVTTFENDSYVYDALRAGAAGFLLKRADADALVQAVRLVSHTDTLLFPSAVRTLAAEHARAYPAPPAWVARLTCRESEVLRLMAEGLTNAEIARRMEVGPATVKSHVAAILAKTGTRDRTQAVIAAYEAGFMNAR, encoded by the coding sequence ATGACGCCCCGCCCGCCCGTCCGCGTCGTCCTCGCCGACGACGAGCGCATGGTGCGCACCGCCCTGCGCGCCATCCTCTCCGTCGAGCCGGACCTGGAGGTGGTCGGTGAGGCGGCCACCGGGGCCGAGGCGGTGTCCGTCGTGCGGGAGCTGCGGCCCGACGTGGTCCTGATGGACGTCCGTATGCCGGAGATCGACGGCATCCGGGCCACCGAGCAGATCCTCGCCACGCTCGACGAGCCGCCCCGGATCGTCGTCGTCACCACCTTCGAGAACGACTCCTACGTGTACGACGCCCTGCGCGCCGGAGCCGCCGGGTTCCTGCTGAAGCGGGCGGACGCCGACGCACTCGTCCAGGCCGTACGGCTGGTCTCGCACACCGACACCCTGCTGTTCCCGTCGGCCGTACGCACCCTCGCGGCCGAGCACGCGCGCGCGTACCCGGCGCCTCCGGCCTGGGTGGCGAGGCTCACATGCCGGGAGAGCGAGGTGCTGCGGCTGATGGCGGAGGGGCTGACCAACGCGGAGATCGCGCGGCGGATGGAGGTCGGTCCGGCCACCGTGAAGTCGCATGTGGCGGCGATCCTCGCCAAGACCGGCACCCGGGACCGCACCCAGGCCGTGATCGCCGCCTACGAGGCGGGCTTCATGAACGCTCGATGA
- a CDS encoding penicillin-binding transpeptidase domain-containing protein, with protein MNKTIRRASVFTLLLVLALLVRATWVQFYEGQALADDKDNRRNTIALYSEPLGNIVVGGEAITGSAPMKSGDLAYKRTYEDGALYAAVTGYSSQAFGATQLEGVYRDLLDGTDNRLKSVLDTVTNKRSDPGNVITTIDPDVQKAAFDALGDNKGAAVAIDPTTGKILAVVSTPSYDPSRITTGDSDAWKQLTKDADKPMTNRALRQPLPPGSTFKLVVAAAALEEGLYSSVDEKTDSPDPYPLPQSSDELTNENPSAPCENASIRVALQYSCNNVFGSMAVDLGQDKVRAMAEKFGFNDKEQDVPVRAYTSVYPSDMDEASTALTGIGQFDVTATPLQMAMVSAAIANGGKLVSPHMVSQITDGGGDVLENYDDGADTTEIVSSDTAEQLQSAMQTVVEKGTGTNAQISGATVGGKTGTAQHGENNSKTPYAWFTSYGKADGKEVAVAVVVEQSNAERSEVSGNGLAAPVARKVMEAALKD; from the coding sequence ATGAACAAGACGATCAGGCGGGCGTCCGTCTTCACGCTGCTGCTGGTTCTCGCTCTGCTGGTCAGGGCGACCTGGGTGCAGTTCTACGAAGGCCAGGCGCTCGCGGACGACAAGGACAACCGGCGGAACACGATCGCGCTGTACAGCGAGCCGCTCGGCAACATCGTCGTGGGCGGCGAGGCCATCACCGGCTCGGCGCCGATGAAGAGCGGCGACCTCGCGTACAAGCGGACGTACGAGGACGGCGCGCTGTACGCGGCGGTCACCGGCTACAGCTCGCAGGCGTTCGGGGCGACGCAGCTGGAGGGCGTCTACCGGGACCTGCTGGACGGCACGGACAACCGGCTGAAGAGCGTGCTGGACACGGTCACCAACAAGCGGTCCGACCCCGGCAATGTGATCACGACGATCGATCCGGATGTCCAGAAGGCGGCGTTCGACGCCCTCGGTGACAACAAGGGCGCCGCGGTCGCGATCGACCCCACCACGGGGAAGATCCTGGCGGTCGTCTCCACTCCGTCGTACGACCCGTCGCGGATCACCACGGGCGACTCGGACGCCTGGAAGCAGCTGACCAAGGACGCCGACAAGCCGATGACGAACCGCGCGCTGCGCCAGCCGCTGCCGCCGGGTTCGACGTTCAAGCTGGTGGTGGCGGCGGCCGCGCTGGAGGAGGGGCTGTACTCGTCGGTGGACGAGAAGACGGACAGCCCGGACCCGTATCCGCTGCCTCAGTCGAGCGACGAGCTGACCAACGAGAACCCGTCCGCCCCGTGCGAGAACGCCTCGATCCGGGTGGCTCTCCAGTACTCGTGCAACAACGTCTTCGGGAGCATGGCCGTCGACCTGGGCCAGGACAAGGTCAGGGCGATGGCCGAGAAGTTCGGCTTCAACGACAAGGAGCAGGACGTGCCGGTGCGGGCGTACACCAGCGTGTACCCCTCCGACATGGACGAGGCGTCGACCGCCCTGACCGGCATCGGCCAGTTCGACGTCACCGCCACCCCGCTCCAGATGGCCATGGTGTCGGCCGCCATAGCGAACGGCGGCAAGCTGGTCTCGCCGCACATGGTGTCCCAGATCACCGACGGCGGCGGTGACGTCCTGGAGAACTACGACGACGGCGCCGACACCACGGAGATCGTCAGCTCCGACACCGCCGAGCAGCTCCAGTCGGCGATGCAGACGGTCGTCGAGAAGGGCACGGGCACGAACGCCCAGATCTCGGGCGCGACGGTCGGCGGCAAGACAGGCACGGCCCAGCACGGCGAGAACAACAGCAAGACCCCGTACGCCTGGTTCACGTCCTACGGGAAGGCCGACGGCAAGGAGGTCGCCGTGGCCGTGGTCGTGGAGCAGTCGAACGCGGAGCGGTCGGAGGTCAGCGGTAACGGGCTGGCCGCCCCCGTGGCCAGGAAGGTGATGGAGGCGGCACTCAAGGACTGA
- a CDS encoding NCS2 family permease produces MSESQKVADRSTAPPPGVSSVDRFFKISERGSTFAREIRGGFATFFTMAYILVLNPIILGSAKDKFGHQLDAVQLTTATALVAAVMTIIMGVAGNLPLALAAGLGLNAVVAFQIAPLMSWDDAMGLVVLEGLLICVLVLTGLREAVMHAIPQPLKQAISVGIGLFIAFIGFVDAGFVTRIPDVANTTVPVQLGGTGTLTGWPILVFCLGVLLTIALLARKVKGAILISIVTMTVVAMIINSIADIKAWGLTTPAWPDKLVDTPDFGLIGHFSLFGAFGETTAITVVLLIFTLVLSDFFDTMGTVVGITAEAGLLDEQGKVPNLGRVLLIDGAAAAAGGAASASSATSYIESAAGVGEGSRTGFSNLVTGGLFALALFLTPLLTIVPLQAAAPALVAVGFLMMTQVKHIDWDKYEIAIPAFLTIAVMPFTYSITNGIGAGFVAYVVIKTVLGKAKEIHWLLWGTSVLFLVYFAINPIEQVLGVK; encoded by the coding sequence ATGTCCGAATCCCAGAAGGTGGCCGACCGGTCAACTGCCCCGCCGCCAGGCGTGAGCAGCGTCGACCGGTTCTTCAAGATCTCCGAGAGGGGCTCCACCTTCGCCCGTGAGATACGCGGCGGCTTCGCCACGTTCTTCACGATGGCCTACATCCTTGTCCTGAACCCCATCATCCTGGGCAGCGCGAAGGACAAGTTCGGCCACCAGCTGGACGCCGTCCAACTCACCACCGCCACCGCCCTGGTGGCCGCGGTCATGACGATCATCATGGGCGTCGCCGGCAACCTCCCGCTGGCGCTCGCCGCGGGCCTGGGCCTGAACGCCGTCGTCGCCTTCCAGATCGCCCCGCTGATGTCCTGGGACGACGCGATGGGCCTGGTCGTCCTCGAAGGCCTGCTGATCTGTGTGCTCGTGCTCACCGGTCTGCGCGAGGCCGTCATGCACGCCATCCCGCAACCGCTCAAGCAGGCGATCAGCGTCGGTATCGGCCTGTTCATCGCCTTCATCGGCTTCGTCGACGCCGGGTTCGTCACCCGTATCCCGGACGTCGCGAACACCACCGTCCCGGTTCAGCTGGGCGGTACCGGCACGCTCACCGGCTGGCCGATCCTCGTCTTCTGTCTCGGTGTTCTGCTGACGATCGCCCTGCTCGCCCGCAAGGTGAAGGGCGCCATCCTCATCAGCATCGTGACGATGACGGTCGTCGCGATGATCATCAACTCGATCGCCGACATCAAGGCCTGGGGCCTGACCACACCCGCCTGGCCCGACAAGCTGGTCGACACCCCCGACTTCGGACTCATCGGCCACTTCAGCCTGTTCGGCGCGTTCGGCGAGACCACCGCCATCACCGTCGTCCTGCTGATCTTCACGCTGGTGCTGTCCGACTTCTTCGACACCATGGGCACGGTCGTCGGCATCACCGCCGAAGCGGGCCTCCTCGACGAGCAGGGCAAGGTGCCCAACCTCGGCCGGGTGCTGCTGATCGACGGCGCCGCGGCCGCCGCCGGTGGTGCGGCGTCGGCGTCCTCGGCCACGTCCTACATCGAGTCCGCGGCGGGCGTCGGTGAGGGGTCCCGTACGGGCTTCTCCAACCTGGTCACCGGCGGTCTCTTCGCCCTGGCCCTGTTCCTGACCCCGCTGCTCACGATCGTCCCGCTCCAGGCGGCGGCGCCCGCCCTGGTCGCCGTCGGCTTCCTGATGATGACCCAGGTCAAGCACATCGACTGGGACAAGTACGAGATCGCCATCCCCGCGTTCCTCACCATCGCGGTCATGCCGTTCACGTACTCGATCACCAACGGCATCGGGGCGGGCTTCGTCGCCTACGTGGTGATCAAGACCGTGCTCGGCAAGGCGAAGGAGATCCACTGGCTGCTGTGGGGCACCTCGGTGCTGTTCCTGGTGTACTTCGCCATCAACCCGATCGAGCAGGTCCTGGGCGTCAAGTAG
- a CDS encoding SigE family RNA polymerase sigma factor: protein MGTVVDDAASVEFHAFFERHYAELARLAHLLTGEADAADDLAADALLALWHRWDRVRAADHPVAYARGVVANLARTRIRSAVRERRRVALFWTQREERTENPDVAGVVDVQEALRRLPFRKRACVVLRHAFDLSEKDTSLALGISVGTVKSQTSKGMAELQRLLGTQGAPLKVHAAAMARSGETGGRNR, encoded by the coding sequence GTGGGCACGGTCGTCGACGACGCCGCCTCCGTGGAGTTCCACGCCTTCTTCGAGCGCCACTATGCCGAACTCGCGCGCCTGGCCCATCTGTTGACGGGTGAGGCGGATGCCGCCGACGATCTGGCGGCGGACGCGCTCCTCGCACTGTGGCACCGCTGGGACCGGGTCCGCGCGGCCGACCACCCGGTGGCGTACGCGCGCGGTGTCGTCGCCAACCTGGCCCGCACCCGGATCCGCAGCGCGGTCCGGGAGCGGCGGCGGGTCGCCCTGTTCTGGACGCAGCGCGAGGAGAGGACCGAGAACCCGGACGTGGCGGGGGTCGTCGACGTCCAGGAGGCGTTGCGTAGACTTCCGTTCCGCAAACGCGCCTGTGTGGTGCTGCGGCATGCGTTCGACCTCTCCGAGAAGGACACCTCGCTCGCCCTGGGCATATCGGTCGGTACGGTGAAGAGCCAGACCTCGAAGGGGATGGCCGAGCTGCAACGGCTGCTCGGGACGCAGGGCGCTCCGCTCAAGGTGCATGCGGCGGCGATGGCTCGCAGCGGCGAGACCGGAGGAAGGAACCGATGA
- a CDS encoding anti-sigma factor — protein sequence MMRRDVHDELRARLHEAAEAHEPHRERILARIERGMADPSGQTRRDHRASRPPVYGWARVVTATAAVAGVLAVGGYAVASAVKEDTPQQTVATSPTPTPSPDATSRPPVPPADPTPEDAPEPRETTKAPTRQPSATAAPPAAKGEEDGPLWSDGSVDPHSNDFWAQSNLTFRTSERLTALTVRLKVAQTGGVNNAGAWRSLPEDDFTLTVEEKDGFLVYTWVLKEGRTVSEGEWVFAGQYDHERGGRDAKDDSYAMTATAGGEQLSVAGGFAPHDDNDSAADGDS from the coding sequence ATGATGCGGCGGGACGTGCACGACGAACTGCGCGCCCGGCTGCACGAGGCGGCCGAGGCGCACGAGCCCCACCGCGAACGGATCCTGGCCCGGATCGAGCGCGGTATGGCGGATCCCTCCGGGCAGACCCGTCGCGACCACCGCGCGAGCCGTCCGCCCGTGTACGGCTGGGCCCGGGTGGTGACCGCCACGGCCGCGGTCGCCGGCGTGCTCGCGGTCGGCGGTTACGCGGTGGCGTCCGCCGTGAAGGAGGACACTCCGCAGCAGACGGTGGCCACTTCGCCGACGCCCACCCCGTCCCCGGACGCGACGAGCCGTCCCCCCGTCCCGCCGGCGGACCCGACGCCCGAGGACGCACCGGAGCCCCGCGAGACGACGAAGGCGCCGACACGGCAGCCGAGCGCCACCGCCGCGCCGCCCGCCGCCAAGGGCGAGGAGGACGGCCCCCTGTGGTCGGACGGCTCGGTGGACCCGCACAGCAACGACTTCTGGGCGCAGAGCAACCTGACCTTCAGAACGAGCGAGCGGCTCACCGCGCTCACCGTCCGGTTGAAGGTGGCGCAGACGGGCGGGGTCAACAACGCCGGCGCCTGGCGGTCGCTGCCCGAGGACGACTTCACGCTGACGGTCGAGGAGAAGGACGGCTTCCTCGTCTACACCTGGGTGCTCAAGGAGGGCCGTACGGTTTCCGAGGGCGAGTGGGTCTTCGCGGGGCAGTACGACCATGAGCGCGGCGGCCGGGACGCCAAGGACGACAGCTATGCGATGACGGCCACGGCGGGCGGCGAGCAGCTGTCCGTGGCGGGCGGCTTCGCGCCGCACGACGACAACGACTCGGCAGCCGACGGGGATTCGTAA
- a CDS encoding pectate lyase has product MTAQTEQRVRHRRKVTKRRALIAGVSALGITGAAIVTTTSLLSSASAAASWPTPTDSKPVAKTIPVSGTYDGKLAKFYGTGDLGGSGQEEGQDPIFELADGAVLKNVIIGTPAADGVHCKGSCTLQNVWWLDVGEDAATFKGKSSSAVYTVYGGGAKNADDKVLQFNGAGKLVVTRFQVQNFGKLVRSCGNCSTQYKRSIIINDVDVTAPGNSIVGVNSNYGDTAALRKIRIHGDSGRKIKTCTRFEGNSSGKEPKELGTGPDGTACRFSSSDITYQ; this is encoded by the coding sequence ATGACAGCACAGACCGAACAGCGCGTCCGGCACCGCCGCAAAGTCACCAAGCGGCGGGCGCTGATCGCCGGAGTCTCCGCCCTCGGCATCACCGGCGCCGCCATCGTCACCACCACGTCCTTACTGTCGTCGGCCAGTGCGGCCGCGTCCTGGCCGACGCCCACCGACAGCAAGCCGGTGGCGAAGACGATCCCGGTGTCGGGCACGTACGACGGCAAGCTGGCGAAGTTCTACGGCACCGGCGACCTGGGCGGCAGCGGTCAGGAGGAGGGCCAGGACCCGATCTTCGAGCTGGCCGACGGCGCGGTCCTCAAGAACGTCATCATCGGCACCCCGGCCGCGGACGGCGTCCACTGCAAGGGCTCCTGCACCCTCCAGAACGTGTGGTGGCTGGACGTCGGCGAGGACGCCGCGACCTTCAAGGGCAAGTCGTCCTCGGCCGTGTACACGGTGTACGGCGGCGGCGCGAAGAACGCCGACGACAAGGTGCTGCAGTTCAACGGCGCGGGGAAGCTGGTCGTGACCAGGTTCCAGGTGCAGAACTTCGGCAAGCTGGTGCGCAGCTGCGGCAACTGCTCGACGCAGTACAAGCGGTCGATCATCATCAACGACGTGGACGTCACCGCACCCGGCAACTCGATCGTCGGCGTCAACTCCAACTACGGCGACACGGCCGCGCTGCGCAAGATCCGGATCCACGGCGACAGCGGCAGGAAGATCAAAACCTGCACCCGCTTCGAGGGCAACAGCAGCGGCAAGGAGCCGAAGGAGCTCGGCACCGGCCCGGACGGAACCGCTTGCAGGTTCTCGTCATCTGACATCACGTACCAGTGA
- a CDS encoding right-handed parallel beta-helix repeat-containing protein, with product MRLSTGRHRRTRTLSIAAAIAIASGAGGVYLGLSDGGAQAAATTVTVSSTAQLESAVKNASAGTTIQVRGGTYTPSATLKSPANGTSSAPITLRAYGSEKVRIDGSELPAGSWLAGVYGDYWTVQNLTFQNSPAQGFVATSSVGGVFKNLVTANNGDSGFTLRGDGTTDNLVQNLDSYGNYDPAGHGQNADGIAVKFGSGTGNRITGARLYNNSDDGIDLWQFSSPVTVEHTWAFGNGRNRWGDSAFEGNGNGFKLGGGGASVAHVVNNNAAWDNTLHGFTENSNTGASALNRNTAYANAETGFYFATGKARLARNLAVSNKKGLSKAGSSTVNAANNWDGGVSTPAFKSTDATTAYGARKADGSLPATTFLTTGSTTIGSTMN from the coding sequence GTGCGTCTGAGCACCGGCCGTCACCGCAGGACCCGTACGCTCTCCATAGCCGCGGCGATCGCCATCGCCTCCGGAGCGGGCGGCGTCTACCTCGGCCTCTCCGACGGCGGTGCCCAGGCCGCCGCCACGACGGTCACCGTGTCCAGTACCGCCCAGCTGGAGTCGGCCGTCAAGAACGCGTCCGCCGGTACGACCATCCAGGTCCGCGGCGGCACGTACACCCCGTCGGCCACCCTCAAGTCCCCGGCGAACGGCACGAGTTCGGCCCCGATCACCCTGCGGGCGTACGGCAGTGAGAAGGTGAGGATCGACGGGTCCGAGCTGCCCGCCGGTTCCTGGCTGGCCGGCGTCTACGGCGACTACTGGACCGTCCAGAACCTCACCTTCCAGAACTCCCCGGCCCAGGGCTTCGTCGCCACCTCGTCCGTGGGCGGCGTCTTCAAGAACCTCGTCACCGCGAACAACGGCGACTCCGGCTTCACCCTGCGCGGCGACGGCACCACGGACAACCTCGTGCAGAACCTCGACAGCTACGGCAACTACGACCCGGCCGGGCATGGGCAGAACGCCGACGGGATCGCCGTGAAGTTCGGCTCCGGCACGGGAAACCGGATCACCGGGGCGCGCCTGTACAACAATTCGGATGACGGGATCGACCTGTGGCAGTTCTCCTCGCCGGTCACCGTCGAGCACACCTGGGCCTTCGGCAACGGCAGGAACCGCTGGGGCGACTCGGCCTTCGAAGGCAACGGGAACGGGTTCAAGCTGGGCGGCGGGGGTGCCTCGGTGGCCCACGTCGTCAACAACAACGCGGCCTGGGACAACACGCTGCACGGCTTCACCGAGAACTCCAACACGGGGGCCAGCGCCCTGAACCGCAACACCGCGTACGCCAATGCCGAGACCGGGTTCTACTTCGCCACCGGCAAGGCGCGACTGGCCCGGAATCTCGCGGTGAGCAACAAGAAAGGGCTGTCCAAGGCGGGGTCGTCGACGGTGAACGCGGCGAACAACTGGGACGGCGGTGTATCGACTCCGGCCTTCAAGTCGACGGACGCGACCACGGCATACGGGGCTCGTAAGGCGGACGGTTCGCTGCCGGCGACGACCTTCCTGACGACGGGCTCCACGACGATCGGCTCGACCATGAACTAG
- a CDS encoding family 43 glycosylhydrolase, with amino-acid sequence MRPRILLVACLSLLLALLTAPPGTAGTANSGAPPVKHPEYAGYLFAYFTGEGTADGEQIRYALSRGNDALHWRELNAGKPVLTSTIGEKGLRDPFVIRSPEGDKFYMIATDLRMYQNSSGSWDQVQRHGSRSIMVWESTDLVHWTDQRLVKVSPDNAGNTWAPEAYWDDSLGEFVVFWASKLYADDDPDHTGSTYNKMLYATTKDFRTFSAPKVWDDPGYSVIDSTVVKHDGTYYRYTKDERDPSSSSPCSKFITAEKSTTLTSTKYDFVADCIGSGAMERGEGPTVFKSNTEEKWYLFVDEYGGRGYVPFETTDLDSGKWTPSQNYQLPASPRHGTVIPVTQAEYDRLLAAYPASPASVVDATAKDQKGYAIVTDSAAKVVLPMRPDADLSRLAPKLWIGEGATVSPRSGTRRDFRKPQKYTVTGADGTRRVWTVEAVRANSPTLPGLNADPDVHYLDGEYWIYPTTDGFQGWSGTKFKAYSSKDLVHWKDHGVILDLGADVGWADKYAWAPAIAERDGKYYFYFCAEQQIGVAVADSPAGPFKDALGKPLVAKGGSLRGQMIDPAVFTDDDGTSYLYWGNGHGYVVPLNDDMVSYDASKVRDITPDNFREGSFVIKRKGTYYFMWSEDDTRSENYHVAYATGPSPLGPWTKKGTILSKRPEYGILGTGHHSVVNTPGTDDWYAVYHRFALNGPGKPGGDGMHRETTVDRLEFAADGTIKPVVPTLEGIRPVRR; translated from the coding sequence ATGCGCCCACGAATACTCCTAGTCGCCTGTCTCTCGCTGCTTCTCGCCCTCCTCACCGCCCCGCCCGGTACCGCCGGTACCGCGAACTCCGGAGCACCGCCCGTGAAACACCCCGAGTACGCCGGCTATCTCTTCGCCTACTTCACCGGCGAGGGCACCGCCGACGGCGAGCAGATCCGCTACGCCCTCAGCCGCGGCAACGACGCGCTGCACTGGCGGGAACTCAATGCCGGGAAGCCGGTCCTCACCTCGACCATCGGCGAGAAGGGCCTGCGCGACCCGTTCGTGATCCGCTCCCCCGAGGGCGACAAGTTCTACATGATCGCCACCGATCTGCGGATGTACCAGAACAGCAGCGGCAGCTGGGACCAGGTCCAGCGGCACGGCAGCAGGTCCATCATGGTCTGGGAGTCCACCGACCTGGTCCACTGGACCGACCAGCGCCTGGTGAAGGTCTCGCCGGACAACGCGGGCAACACCTGGGCGCCGGAGGCCTACTGGGATGACAGCCTCGGTGAGTTCGTCGTCTTCTGGGCGTCGAAGCTGTACGCCGACGACGACCCCGACCACACCGGGTCGACGTACAACAAGATGCTGTACGCGACCACGAAGGACTTCCGCACCTTCAGCGCGCCGAAGGTCTGGGACGACCCGGGCTACTCCGTCATCGACTCCACAGTCGTCAAGCACGACGGCACGTACTACCGCTACACCAAGGACGAGCGCGACCCGTCCTCCAGCTCGCCCTGCTCGAAGTTCATCACCGCCGAGAAGTCGACGACGCTGACCTCGACGAAGTACGACTTCGTGGCCGACTGCATCGGCAGCGGCGCGATGGAGCGCGGCGAGGGGCCCACGGTGTTCAAGTCGAACACCGAGGAGAAGTGGTACCTGTTCGTCGACGAGTACGGCGGCCGCGGCTACGTCCCGTTCGAAACCACCGACCTCGACTCGGGCAAGTGGACCCCCTCGCAGAACTACCAGCTGCCCGCGAGCCCCCGGCACGGCACGGTGATCCCGGTGACGCAGGCGGAGTACGACCGGCTGCTGGCCGCGTATCCCGCGAGCCCCGCCTCGGTCGTGGACGCGACGGCGAAGGACCAGAAGGGGTACGCGATCGTCACGGACAGCGCCGCGAAGGTCGTGCTCCCCATGCGGCCGGACGCGGACCTGTCCCGGCTCGCCCCGAAGCTGTGGATCGGCGAGGGCGCCACGGTCAGCCCCCGCTCCGGCACCCGGCGCGACTTCCGCAAACCGCAGAAGTACACGGTGACCGGCGCGGACGGCACCAGGCGCGTCTGGACGGTCGAGGCGGTGCGCGCCAACAGCCCCACCCTGCCCGGCCTCAACGCCGACCCTGATGTGCACTACCTCGACGGCGAGTACTGGATCTACCCGACGACGGACGGCTTCCAGGGCTGGAGCGGGACCAAGTTCAAGGCGTACTCGTCGAAGGACCTGGTCCACTGGAAGGACCACGGCGTCATCCTGGACCTGGGGGCGGACGTCGGCTGGGCCGACAAGTACGCCTGGGCCCCGGCGATCGCCGAGCGCGACGGCAAGTACTACTTCTACTTCTGTGCCGAACAGCAGATCGGCGTGGCGGTGGCCGACTCCCCGGCGGGCCCGTTCAAGGACGCGCTGGGCAAGCCGCTGGTCGCCAAGGGCGGTTCGCTGCGGGGCCAGATGATCGACCCGGCCGTCTTCACGGACGACGACGGGACGTCGTATCTCTACTGGGGCAACGGGCACGGATACGTGGTCCCGCTGAACGACGACATGGTGTCGTACGACGCATCGAAGGTGCGGGACATCACCCCGGACAACTTCCGCGAGGGCTCCTTCGTGATCAAGCGCAAGGGCACCTACTACTTCATGTGGTCCGAGGACGACACCCGTAGCGAGAACTACCACGTCGCCTATGCGACGGGACCGTCCCCGCTCGGCCCGTGGACCAAGAAGGGGACGATCCTGTCCAAGCGTCCCGAGTACGGCATCCTCGGCACGGGCCACCACTCCGTGGTGAACACCCCCGGCACCGACGACTGGTACGCCGTCTACCACCGGTTCGCCCTGAACGGCCCCGGGAAGCCGGGCGGGGACGGCATGCACCGGGAGACGACCGTCGACCGCCTGGAGTTCGCGGCCGACGGCACGATCAAGCCGGTGGTGCCGACGCTGGAGGGGATCCGCCCCGTACGGCGGTGA